One window of Candidatus Margulisiibacteriota bacterium genomic DNA carries:
- a CDS encoding peptide chain release factor 3 produces the protein MKSLEAEINRRRTFAIISHPDAGKTTITEKLLLFGGAIQQAGAVKAKKAAKYTTSDWMELEKERGVSVSTSVMCFEYNNHIINLLDTPGHADFSEDTYRTLSAVDSVLMMIDSVKGVESRTRKLMEVCKQRDIPVITFINKLDREGMNPFDLIDNIEKELDIQATPMTWPISMGKTFKGIYNIYKKQYLRFDSTSKSFMPIDVNNINSKNFIDLISENDHRKLTEDLEIIEGAVDKFYLPLYKDGLQTPVYFGSAINNFGVLDLLEAMISIAPAPQPSPAIERTVDPNEKKVTGLIFKIHANMDPKHRDRIAFMRINSGVFTRGMKLFSHRLKREIKISNPLIFMAQDRAITEEAFPGDIIGIHDTGLIKIGDSFTEGELINFTGIPNFSPELFKKVIVKNALKNKQLTKGLTQLLEEGAIQLFKQVIDNQLVLGAVGELQFDVVKFRLQNEYGADCNYLPYNIAFAYWIQATEQEDLDKFIYENKQYVAMDHEINPVYFFRGTWEVDHLKELYPKVNFFKTSECKEKDKI, from the coding sequence ATGAAATCCTTAGAAGCAGAAATAAACCGCAGAAGAACATTTGCTATTATCAGCCATCCTGACGCAGGAAAAACAACAATCACAGAAAAGCTTCTTCTTTTTGGTGGAGCCATTCAACAAGCTGGTGCAGTAAAAGCAAAAAAAGCAGCAAAATATACAACTTCTGATTGGATGGAGCTAGAGAAAGAAAGAGGAGTCTCTGTTTCTACTTCCGTGATGTGTTTTGAATATAATAATCACATTATCAATCTGCTAGATACTCCTGGACACGCAGACTTCAGTGAAGATACCTATCGAACATTATCTGCAGTAGATTCAGTCCTGATGATGATCGACTCAGTTAAAGGGGTAGAATCTAGAACTAGAAAATTAATGGAGGTCTGTAAACAGCGCGATATTCCAGTAATAACCTTTATTAATAAATTGGACAGAGAAGGAATGAATCCTTTCGACTTAATAGATAATATAGAGAAGGAACTTGATATACAAGCTACGCCGATGACCTGGCCAATAAGCATGGGGAAAACATTTAAGGGTATTTACAATATATACAAAAAACAATATTTAAGATTTGATTCCACAAGCAAAAGCTTTATGCCTATTGATGTAAACAATATTAATTCTAAAAATTTCATTGATTTAATAAGCGAGAATGATCACAGAAAACTAACCGAAGATTTAGAAATAATTGAAGGAGCAGTAGACAAATTTTATCTTCCTTTATACAAAGATGGATTACAAACACCTGTATACTTTGGCAGTGCAATCAATAATTTTGGAGTTCTTGATTTATTGGAAGCAATGATTAGTATTGCTCCTGCACCTCAACCATCTCCAGCCATTGAGAGAACGGTTGATCCTAATGAGAAAAAAGTAACTGGTCTTATCTTTAAAATACATGCGAACATGGACCCCAAACACAGAGACAGGATAGCCTTTATGAGAATCAACTCAGGCGTGTTTACCCGAGGCATGAAGCTCTTTAGCCACAGACTAAAGAGGGAAATAAAAATATCCAATCCGTTAATTTTTATGGCTCAAGATAGAGCAATAACAGAAGAGGCCTTCCCTGGAGACATTATCGGTATACACGACACTGGACTCATTAAAATTGGAGACTCTTTCACTGAGGGGGAACTTATAAACTTTACTGGTATACCAAACTTCTCACCAGAATTATTTAAAAAAGTAATAGTAAAAAATGCACTAAAAAATAAACAACTCACCAAAGGACTAACTCAATTACTAGAAGAAGGAGCTATTCAACTTTTTAAACAGGTTATTGATAACCAACTAGTTTTAGGGGCAGTAGGAGAATTGCAATTTGATGTTGTTAAGTTCCGCTTACAAAACGAATACGGAGCAGATTGTAATTATTTGCCATACAACATCGCATTTGCTTATTGGATACAAGCTACCGAACAAGAAGACCTTGATAAATTTATTTATGAAAACAAACAATATGTAGCCATGGATCATGAAATTAATCCTGTTTACTTTTTTCGGGGCACTTGGGAAGTAGACCATTTAAAAGAGCTTTATCCTAAAGTTAATTTCTTTAAAACATCTGAATGTAAAGAAAAAGATAAAATTTAA
- a CDS encoding LacI family DNA-binding transcriptional regulator — protein sequence MRTLKEIASLCNVSESTVSLALNKPYKISEPVRTKIYTLIQKKGYSKLTNKIQNFGILVSNLSQMFSNEFYGEVIEGILGAATEANLQTRFMIDLDMDYYSIHNLQGFIFLGKQPDEYYAKLIKYRVPLVACGSPPNEDIPVTSVYIEREEVGGMLANYLVSCGHKNIAVLLGDHPNEYINTEFLRGIIKNNPYFNENMVFVADYDNYDTVEIVVNQIMSHSPHITAVICGNDLLAYYFYRFVERYGLSIPADISITGFDAIKFPRFVNNPNPILTTAAGDKRLLGKKALELLKDRYLDLLGCQQYVKIPSSLVIGGSVGRV from the coding sequence ATGAGAACTTTAAAAGAAATAGCCAGTCTTTGCAATGTTTCCGAAAGCACAGTTTCCTTAGCTTTAAACAAACCTTATAAAATCTCAGAACCAGTTAGAACAAAGATATATACACTTATACAAAAAAAGGGATATTCCAAACTTACAAATAAAATTCAAAATTTTGGTATACTTGTTTCTAATCTTTCGCAGATGTTTTCCAATGAATTTTACGGAGAAGTTATTGAAGGGATTCTTGGTGCTGCAACAGAGGCTAATTTGCAAACGAGATTTATGATAGATTTAGACATGGATTATTATAGTATACATAATTTACAAGGATTTATTTTTCTTGGCAAACAACCAGATGAATATTATGCCAAGTTGATTAAATATCGAGTTCCGCTAGTAGCTTGTGGCTCCCCTCCTAACGAAGATATCCCTGTTACATCAGTCTACATTGAACGTGAGGAAGTTGGCGGAATGCTTGCCAATTATTTGGTAAGTTGTGGACATAAAAATATTGCGGTGCTTTTAGGTGATCACCCAAATGAGTACATCAATACAGAATTTTTAAGAGGAATTATTAAAAACAACCCTTATTTTAACGAAAACATGGTTTTCGTTGCAGACTATGATAATTACGATACAGTAGAAATTGTAGTCAACCAAATTATGTCTCATTCCCCACATATTACAGCCGTTATTTGTGGTAATGATCTTCTTGCTTATTATTTTTATAGATTTGTGGAAAGATACGGATTAAGTATCCCAGCAGACATCTCGATTACTGGATTTGATGCTATTAAATTTCCAAGATTTGTTAATAACCCTAACCCTATTCTTACCACTGCTGCAGGTGACAAAAGATTACTTGGCAAAAAAGCACTGGAACTCTTGAAGGATAGATACTTAGATTTACTTGGCTGTCAGCAATATGTCAAAATACCGAGCTCACTTGTCATTGGTGGTTCGGTTGGGAGAGTTTAG